The following coding sequences lie in one Spirosoma sp. KUDC1026 genomic window:
- a CDS encoding MFS transporter gives MVNTVPAPRTRQPGKGSLRALDAANFFLADVRDGLGPYLAIYLLTTLHWDAQNIGIAMSVMGIATVATQTPAGALVDRTRYKRLFSVVASLLIASAALLTISFPTYGVIIGGQVAMGVAAAWFVPAIAAITLGIVGPKALDGRVGRNETFNHAGNVFAALLAGLIGYYVSSAGIFVLLSVMSLISSFAIWRIQEKDIDHDLARGCPDGEDADTNDKPSGWRAILKNRSILFFALACVLFHFANAAMLPLLGQRLAQGIDAGTSSAYMSACIIVAQVVMIPVSHWAGKLAPSGRKRLLLIAFAVLPIRGVLYTLTNEPTLLVAIQILDGVGAGIFGVLSILVVSDLTRGSGLFNTTQGAIATAVGLGASLSNAFAGGILQRSNYNTVFLVLSGIAVAAVAVLWFFVPETGKKNA, from the coding sequence ATGGTTAACACTGTACCCGCTCCCCGTACCCGACAACCGGGTAAAGGAAGTCTGCGCGCGCTCGACGCAGCTAATTTTTTTCTGGCCGACGTGCGCGACGGCCTTGGTCCGTATCTGGCCATTTACCTGCTCACAACGTTGCATTGGGATGCCCAGAATATCGGCATCGCTATGTCGGTGATGGGGATTGCTACCGTCGCGACGCAGACGCCCGCGGGAGCACTTGTCGACCGTACCCGCTATAAACGATTGTTTTCGGTGGTGGCGTCCCTGCTGATTGCATCGGCGGCTCTGTTGACCATCTCGTTTCCTACCTACGGCGTAATTATTGGCGGGCAAGTAGCGATGGGCGTTGCTGCCGCCTGGTTCGTACCCGCGATTGCGGCTATTACGCTGGGAATCGTGGGGCCCAAAGCCCTGGACGGTCGGGTAGGACGTAACGAAACGTTCAACCACGCCGGGAACGTATTTGCGGCTCTGCTGGCCGGACTGATTGGGTACTACGTCAGCAGTGCCGGTATTTTCGTCCTATTATCGGTGATGTCGCTGATTAGCAGCTTCGCGATCTGGCGAATTCAGGAGAAAGACATCGATCACGATCTGGCGCGGGGGTGTCCCGACGGTGAAGATGCCGACACGAACGACAAACCATCGGGCTGGCGGGCTATTCTGAAAAATCGTTCCATTCTTTTTTTTGCGCTGGCCTGTGTCCTCTTTCACTTCGCTAACGCGGCTATGCTTCCGCTACTAGGGCAGCGACTGGCCCAGGGTATCGACGCAGGTACGTCGTCGGCCTACATGTCGGCCTGTATCATTGTGGCCCAGGTCGTCATGATTCCCGTCAGTCACTGGGCGGGTAAATTGGCCCCGTCGGGGCGCAAACGGCTGCTGCTGATTGCGTTCGCGGTGCTGCCCATTCGAGGGGTACTATACACGTTGACCAACGAACCCACGTTACTGGTGGCTATTCAGATTCTCGATGGGGTAGGGGCGGGAATCTTCGGGGTTCTGTCGATCCTGGTGGTTTCCGATCTCACGCGGGGCAGCGGTCTGTTTAATACCACGCAGGGCGCCATCGCTACCGCCGTGGGACTGGGAGCCTCGCTGAGCAATGCGTTTGCGGGGGGGATTCTGCAACGAAGTAACTACAATACGGTCTTTCTGGTGCTTTCTGGTATTGCCGTAGCCGCCGTGGCTGTGCTTTGGTTTTTCGTCCCCGAAACCGGCAAAAAAAACGCCTGA
- a CDS encoding arsenic transporter: MVINSIWIIALVAIAGIIIRPYNVPEYVWAIAGAVLLLVLGMLTPAEALEGVRKGTDVYLFLTGMMLLAETARDQGLFDWLAVQATNQADGSANRLFGLVYLVGIVVTAFLSNDATAVVLTPAVAAAVKAADVKKPLPYLFICAFIANAASFVLPISNPANLVIYGTHMPSLMHWLAQYGLPSVVSIGITYAVLRFTQQASLQGNVACNIPVPTLSTGGRMALMGIALTALVLLGASAMDAELGLPTAVAGILTSVVVMVKTRTNPWSVIKQVSWSVLPLVAGLFVLVEGLNKTGLVDQLAALLQQEIARSVTQAAWLSGVGLALVCNLMNNLPAGLIVGSVVQTGAIPDMIKSFLLIGIDLGPNLSVTGSLATILWLVALRREGIQVSAWEFLKLGIPVMLIALLASLAVVWVQYQVS; the protein is encoded by the coding sequence ATGGTTATCAATAGTATCTGGATCATTGCACTGGTTGCCATCGCCGGCATTATTATTCGCCCGTACAATGTACCCGAGTATGTCTGGGCCATCGCCGGGGCCGTTTTGCTGCTTGTCCTCGGCATGCTTACACCCGCCGAAGCACTGGAAGGCGTCAGGAAAGGAACCGACGTGTACCTATTCCTGACCGGTATGATGCTGCTGGCTGAGACGGCCCGCGATCAGGGATTATTTGACTGGCTGGCAGTGCAGGCAACCAACCAGGCCGACGGATCGGCGAATCGGTTGTTTGGACTTGTTTACTTAGTCGGTATCGTTGTTACGGCCTTCCTGTCAAACGACGCTACGGCGGTCGTTTTGACGCCAGCGGTAGCAGCCGCGGTGAAGGCCGCTGACGTAAAGAAACCTTTGCCGTACCTGTTCATCTGTGCGTTCATCGCGAATGCCGCTTCGTTTGTTCTGCCAATTTCTAACCCGGCCAACCTGGTCATCTACGGTACGCACATGCCTTCGCTGATGCATTGGCTGGCTCAATACGGACTGCCCTCAGTTGTGTCGATCGGCATTACGTACGCTGTACTTCGTTTTACCCAGCAGGCCAGTTTACAGGGAAACGTCGCTTGTAATATTCCCGTACCCACCTTGTCGACGGGCGGCAGAATGGCCCTGATGGGGATTGCCCTGACGGCACTGGTATTGCTGGGGGCATCGGCTATGGACGCTGAATTAGGTTTACCGACCGCTGTTGCGGGTATTCTGACGTCTGTAGTTGTAATGGTAAAGACCAGAACCAATCCCTGGAGTGTCATTAAACAAGTGTCCTGGTCGGTGCTGCCGCTGGTTGCCGGGCTGTTCGTGCTGGTTGAAGGGCTGAACAAAACGGGCCTCGTCGATCAGTTAGCCGCCTTGCTACAGCAAGAGATTGCCCGCTCGGTTACGCAGGCGGCCTGGCTGAGTGGGGTAGGGCTGGCGCTGGTTTGCAACCTGATGAACAATCTCCCGGCCGGTCTGATCGTCGGTTCGGTAGTGCAGACCGGTGCTATTCCAGACATGATCAAGAGCTTTCTGCTGATTGGAATTGACCTCGGCCCCAATTTGTCCGTAACCGGCTCGCTGGCTACGATTCTGTGGCTGGTAGCATTGCGTCGCGAGGGAATACAGGTTAGTGCGTGGGAGTTTCTGAAACTGGGTATCCCGGTGATGCTGATTGCCTTACTGGCGAGCCTGGCCGTTGTGTGGGTACAGTATCAAGTCTCGTAA